One Euphorbia lathyris chromosome 1, ddEupLath1.1, whole genome shotgun sequence DNA segment encodes these proteins:
- the LOC136219370 gene encoding uncharacterized protein: MKGTCTLVASMLAASTVALSSSPGDRAVAFYPSAIEGSASTTRKQSEISSEKGKFSPRFDGLRFIETLITAHR, translated from the exons ATGAAGGGAACCTGCACTCTCGTCGCTTCCATGCTCGCTGCTTCTACCGTCGCTTTGTCCTCCTCTCCAGGAGATCGCGCCGTGGCTTTTTATCCTTCCGCCATTGAG GGATCAGCATCAACAACGAGAAAACAAAGTGAGATATCTTCAGAAAAGGGGAAATTCTCGCCGAGATTTGATGGATTGAGGTTCATAGAGACTCTGATTACAGCTCACAGATAA